The Arachis hypogaea cultivar Tifrunner chromosome 19, arahy.Tifrunner.gnm2.J5K5, whole genome shotgun sequence genome has a window encoding:
- the LOC112776987 gene encoding uncharacterized protein, with the protein MSLLLPSTSSADARSSEAFVALCLLTIAGTSLAMQHLDFSDMWQTYYSVILLLVSGFCTRIRRRICTHLVTREQLKMPMHFLLSGLKDFFSISIESSTLLEKAMQGTMFLSCLKLFMRETRESRIQC; encoded by the exons ATGTCGTTGTTGCTGCCTTCAACGAGCTCTGCAGATGCAAGGAGCTCAGAGGCCTTCGTTGCACTTTGCTTGCTGACTATTGCTGGAACTTCACTTGCCATGCAGCATTTGGATTTTAGTGATATG TGGCAAACATATTATTCTGTGATTCTCTTGCTGGTGTCGGGTTTTTGTACTCGAATAAGACGACGGATCTGTACACATTTGGTGACCAGAGAACAG CTGAAGATGCCTATGCATTTCTTGTTAAGTGGTTTGAAAGATTTCTTCAGTATAAGCATAGAGAGTTCTACATTGCTGGAGAAAGCTATGCAG GGCACTATGTTCCTCAGTTGTCTCAAATTATTTATGAGAGAAACAAGGGAATCAAGAATCCAGTGCTAA
- the LOC112775220 gene encoding uncharacterized protein yields the protein MVQLMRSDHQCLKKVKLESNEDHDLPSLHKRPKFDSPPKSDDSIAVPTAGSYNPLDEPSPLGLRLRKSPSLLDLIQMKLSQQQDDNASAMALASKKDHKAGAKAASSSSASDSKFKASNFPGTVLKIGTWEYKSRYEGDLVAKCYFAKHKLVWEVLDGCLKNKIEIPWSDIMAIKANYPDDAPGTLEVVLARRPLFFREINPQPRKHTLWQATSDFTGGQASLHRRHFLQCPQGLLGKHFEKLIQCDPRLNYLSQQDEIVLDCPCFETGNGIDDQVEPSSFDRKSDVQAGFFGLRDVESGSAAQSSSSKSEHNLGKAFENVSQEITSPSSVNTHAVRDLGNRGAETLKILSNLDQIKLSGLHPSMSMNDLVNHIETCISEQMASGNPNFAGGDGQLSRSILEEFTQCLFNDNTQLAAAVPDEHYVMSRVNSLCCLLQKDNINNNPSTVTTGTMRRNGNDGVDADANGKIGGGESNNNNNTNQCKSKGIDLELNQQDGDGSGCNKQQGSSGLARKESVGDLLLNLPRIASLPQFLFPMTEDSVNQVR from the exons ATGGTTCAGCTAATGAGATCCGACCACCAGTGCCTGAAAAAGGTGAAGCTTGAATCCAATGAAGATCATGACCTTCCTTCTCTTCACAAGCGTCCCAAATTCGATTCTCCACCTAAG AGTGATGATTCAATTGCGGTTCCTACAGCAGGTTCTTACAATCCCTTGGATGAGCCAAGCCCCTTGGGTTTGCGTCTCAGGAAGAGTCCTTCCCTTTTGGATTTGATTCAGATGAAGCTCTCACAGCAACAAGATGATAACGCTTCCGCAATGGCACTTGCCAGTAAGAAAGATCATAAGGCTGGTGCCaaagctgcttcttcttcttctgccagTGATTCTAAGTTCAAGGCCTCTAATTTCCCTGGCACAGTATTGAAGATTGGGACTTGGGAG TATAAGTCTAGGTATGAAGGGGATTTGGTGGCAAAATGTTACTTTGCTAAGCATAAGCTTGTTTGGGAAGTGCTTGATGGTTGTCTTAAGAACAAGATTGAAATCCCTTGGTCTGATATCATGGCTATCAAAGCAAACTACCCTGATGATGCCCCTGGAACACTTGAAGTAGTG CTGGCTAGAAGACCCTTGTTCTTTAGGGAGATCAATCCACAACCAAGGAAGCATACCTTGTGGCAAGCAACATCAGATTTTACTGGTGGACAAGCGAGTTTGCACAG GCGGCATTTTCTGCAGTGCCCTCAGGGGTTACTAGGGAAGCATTTTGAGAAGCTCATTCAGTGTGATCCCCGTCTCAACTATTTGAGCCAGCAGGACGAGATTGTGTTGGACTGTCCGTGTTTCGAAACCGGTAATGGAATCGATGACCAAGTTGAACCTAGTTCTTTCGACAGAAAGAGCGACGTGCAAGCCGGTTTTTTCGGGTTACGGGATGTTGAATCAGGGTCTGCAGCGCAATCATCTTCCTCAAAAAGTGAACATAATCTTGGGAAAGCTTTTGAAAATGTTTCTCAAGAAATCACCTCACCTAGCTCAG TAAACACCCATGCAGTCAGAGATTTAGGAAATAGAGGAGCTGAAACTCTGAAGATTCTTAGCAATTTGGATCAGATCAAACTCTCTGGTCTTCACCCTTCAATGTCCATGAATGATCTGGTTAACCACATTGAAACCTGCATCTCGGAACAGATGGCATCCGGGAACCCTAACTTCGCTGGTGGCGACGGCCAGCTCAGCAGATCAATCTTGGAGGAATTCACACAGTGCTTGTTCAACGATAACACTCAACTCGCAGCAGCAGTCCCAGATGAACATTATGTGATGtcaagggtgaactcactctgcTGTCTCCTGCAGAAAGATAACATTAACAATAACCCTTCAACAGTAACAACAGGCACAATGAGGAGAAATGGTAATGATGGTGTTGACGCAGATGCAAATGGAAAAATTGGTGGTGGTGAgagtaacaataacaataacaccaATCAATGCAAGAGTAAAGGGATTGATTTGGAACTTAATCAGCAAGATGGTGATGGTTCTGGCTGCAACAAGCAGCAAGGAAGTAGTGGCTTAGCAAGAAAGGAATCAGTTGGTGATTTGCTGCTTAATCTTCCAAGGATTGCATCTTTGCCACAGTTTCTGTTTCCCATGACTGAGGATTCTGTGAATCAAGTTAGATAG
- the LOC112775221 gene encoding uncharacterized protein isoform X1: protein MASAGDQRGRDDVDDKPNKTVKVTSSEDYSSEGFDAPEDGPSIPGGIRPYEIVNESRERLLFRLARACLDIFNSLNGVESEPRKIVKVNVQCVPGAPRVAGLMYYITFIGHIRLCGSATFRGKILKMVDGFLDVKFCDMVLEEESGTSQEAGTSQV, encoded by the exons ATGGCTTCTGCCGGAGATCAAAGAGGTAGGGATGATGTAGATGATAAACCGAATAAAACGGTGAAAGTAACTTCTTCTGAAGATTACAGCAGTGAG GGATTCGATGCTCCGGAGGATGGGCCTTCAATACCTGGCGGAATTCGACCCTATGAGATAGTAAATGAGTCTCGCGAGCGACTTTTGTTTCGTTTGGCTAGGGCATGCTTGGACATCTTCAATTCCTTAAAT GGGGTGGAAAGTGAGCCTCGTAAGATTGTCAAGGTTAATGTCCAATGTGTTCCCGGTGCTCCCCGTGTTGCCGGCCTAATGTATTACATTACTTTTATTGGACACATTCGTCTCTGTGGTTCAGCGACATTTCGTGGCAAAATATTGAAAATGGTGGATGGTTTCTTGGATGTCAAGTTCTGTGACATGGTTCTGGAGGAG GAATCTGGTACATCTCAGGAAGCTGGTACATCTCAGGTCTAA
- the LOC112775221 gene encoding uncharacterized protein isoform X2 codes for MASAGDQRGRDDVDDKPNKTGFDAPEDGPSIPGGIRPYEIVNESRERLLFRLARACLDIFNSLNGVESEPRKIVKVNVQCVPGAPRVAGLMYYITFIGHIRLCGSATFRGKILKMVDGFLDVKFCDMVLEEESGTSQEAGTSQV; via the exons ATGGCTTCTGCCGGAGATCAAAGAGGTAGGGATGATGTAGATGATAAACCGAATAAAACG GGATTCGATGCTCCGGAGGATGGGCCTTCAATACCTGGCGGAATTCGACCCTATGAGATAGTAAATGAGTCTCGCGAGCGACTTTTGTTTCGTTTGGCTAGGGCATGCTTGGACATCTTCAATTCCTTAAAT GGGGTGGAAAGTGAGCCTCGTAAGATTGTCAAGGTTAATGTCCAATGTGTTCCCGGTGCTCCCCGTGTTGCCGGCCTAATGTATTACATTACTTTTATTGGACACATTCGTCTCTGTGGTTCAGCGACATTTCGTGGCAAAATATTGAAAATGGTGGATGGTTTCTTGGATGTCAAGTTCTGTGACATGGTTCTGGAGGAG GAATCTGGTACATCTCAGGAAGCTGGTACATCTCAGGTCTAA
- the LOC112775921 gene encoding protein HEADING DATE REPRESSOR 1 encodes MVMDDALNGFSPVSTPTIYWKSRKRSAGWRKTEVSENGADTLPNQKEVTPPPAPPVASEENQDLTPASELSERRKALFEPLEPITNSNGRRLRPSNESLLPPPDFDSADYPKGWLIGKKRKLVNVDVVESMRRIAVQEMNRKDREIDGLNEQLEEDSRVLEHLQIQLLEEKSKRARVERENTMLQEQVNMLMNMLQEAEQMGDEGNDEQMGDEGREEP; translated from the exons atggtGATGGATGATGCTTTGAATGGCTTCTCTCCTGTTTCCACTCCTACCATTTACTGGAAATCTAGAAAGAGATCAG CTGGCTGGAGGAAAACAGAGGTATCAGAAAATGGGGCTGATACATTGCCAAACCAAAAGGAGGTTACTCCTCCGCCGGCACCACCAGTTGCTAGCGAGGAGAACCAGGACTTGACACCAGCTTCCGAGCTTTCGGAGCGTCGAAAGGCCTTGTTTGAACCATTAGAACCTATAACAAATAGTAATGGCCGACGGCTACGACCCTCCAATGAGTCCTTGCTTCCACCCCCTGACTTTGATTCTGCAGACTATCCCAAGGGATGGCTGATCGGAAAGAAGCGCAAGCTTGTCAATGTGGATGTCGTCGAAAGCATGAGAAGGATTGCTGTCCAAGAAATGAACCGAAAG GACAGGGAAATAGATGGCCTAAATGAACAACTGGAGGAGGATTCAAGAGTGTTGGAGCACTTGCAAATCCAGCTTTTGGAAGAAAAGAGCAAGCGTGCTCGAGTCGAAAGAGAAAACACAATGCTTCAAGAGCAAGTGAACATGCTCATGAACATGTTGCAAGAAGCAGAACAGATGGGAGATGAGGGAAATGATGAACAAATGGGAGATGAAGGCAGAGAGGAACCATAA